The following proteins are encoded in a genomic region of Neurospora crassa OR74A linkage group VI, whole genome shotgun sequence:
- a CDS encoding membrane transporter — protein sequence MADSKAQTPRDSGTFDKERPLDFDVEKGEQSESDGATIQAHSERGVSTHTGDKEKAIAEETEQDPNIVDWDGPDDPENPMNWPDKKKWLNVAVLSILTIITPLGSSMFAPGVKKILVEFHETSSTTATFLVSIYILGFAFGPLLVAPLSEMYGRAPLYNFGNILFTIFTVGTALSKNTGMLLAFRFLMGLAGSVPITIGSGSIADCMTLENRGKAMSAWALGPLLGPCIGPIAGGYLIRAAGWRWVFWLITIIGGCLIPFSFFCLRETYAPVLLERKAARLRKETGNPNLRSKLASKVSATETFKIAIARPMKLLIFEPIITFMSLYVAIIYGILYMMFTTFTFVYSEHYGFDEGSIGLAYLPTGIGMFIGVSLFGYLSDKTVRDRQAKGLVHRPEVRLIPWFTIPCGLLLVAGLFIYGWTVQEHIHWIVPMLGVLIFCGSLMGIMMSVQSYLLEAFLTQAASVTAALAVLRSLLGALLPLGALDMYQSKLHFGWGNSLLGFIALALAPIPFVFYVYGERLRKKSGFNKAN from the exons ATGGCGGACTCCAAAGCACAGACACCACGAGATTCCGGTACCTTCGACAAGGAGAGGCCACTTGACTTTGATGTGGAAAAGGGTGAACAATCAGAAAGCGATGGCGCAACGATCCAGGCTCATTCAGAACGGGGTGTGTCAACCCACACCGGAGATAAGGAGAAGGCCATTGCGGAGGAGACGGAGCAGGATCCCAACATCGTCGACTGGGATGGACCTGATGACCCGGAGAACCCCATGAATTGGCccgacaagaagaagtggCTGAACGTTGCCGTCCTTTCCATCCTTACCATCATTAC TCCTCTTGGCTCTTCAATGTTCGCGCCTGGCGTCAAGAAGATTCTGGTCGAATTCCACGAGACATCttccaccacggccacctTCTTGGTATCCATCTATATCCTCGGCTTCGCCTTCGGTCCCCTCCTGGTTGCCCCGCTCAGTGAGATGTACGGCCGGGCGCCCCTGTATAACTTTGGCAAcatcctcttcaccatcTTCACCGTTGGTACCGCCCTCAGCAAGAACACGGGCATGCTCCTCGCCTTCCGTTTCCTCATGGGCCTCGCCGGTTCCGTGCCCATCACCATCGGCTCCGGTTCCATTGCCGACTGCATGACGCTCGAGAACCGCGGCAAGGCCATGTCGGCCTGGGCTCTTGGCCCCCTGCTTGGCCCCTGCATCGGCCCCATTGCTGGTGGCTACCTCATCCGCGCGGCCGGCTGGCGCTGGGTCTTCTggctcatcaccatcatcggcGGCTGCCTTATCccgttctccttcttctgcctGCGCGAGACCTACGCGCCCGTCCTTCTCGAACGGAAGGCCGCCCGCCTCCGCAAGGAGACTGGCAACCCCAACCTGCGTTCCAAGCTAGCCAGCAAGGTGTCCGCCACCGAGACCTTCAAGATCGCCATCGCCCGCCCCATGAAGCTACTCATCTTCGagcccatcatcaccttcaTGTCGCTCTATGTCGCCATCATCTACGGCATCCTATACATGATGTTCACCACCTTCACTTTCGTCTACTCTGAGCACTACGGCTTCGACGAGGGCTCCATTGGTCTTGCCTACCTGCCCACCGGCATTGGCATGTTCATCGGCGTCAGCCTTTTTGGCTATCTCTCCGACAAGACCGTCAGGGACCGCCAGGCCAAGGGCCTCGTCCACCGCCCCGAGGTTCGCTTGATCCCCTGGTTCACCATCCCCTGCGGCCTGCTTCTTGTTGCCGGCCTGTTTATCTACGGATGGACCGTCCAGGAGCACATCCACTGGATTGTGCCTATGCTCGGTGTTCTCATCTTTTGCGGCTCGCTCATGGGCATCATGATGTCCGTCCAGTCGTATCTGCTCGAGGCTTTCCTGACGCAGGCCGCCAGCGTCACCGCGGCGCTTGCCGTGCTCCGCTCCCTCTTGGGCGCCCTCCTCCCGCTCGGTGCCCTCGATATGTACCAGAGCAAGCTCCACTTTGGCTGGGGTAACTCGCTTTTGGGCTTCATCGCCTTGGCGTTGGCGCCTATTCCCTTCGTTTTTTACGTGTATGGcgagaggttgaggaagaagagcggCTTCAACAAGGCCAACTAG
- the gh3-5 gene encoding beta-glucosidase, whose product MVDYLTKVILENLRNAFIQLTTTIMNHLSSLYEQLLRLPTSLPGPGYFANQAKEVVFSMKGAVALICTAVSLQSCSSLPSSSSSSSSTSSSQHHDGQHPSELPYYGLSPPFYPTPVANGTSSSRWSSAYQHALALTSQMTLLELQNLTRGFPGPCVGNTGSIDRLSIPPLCFYDGPSGVRGQEFASAFPAGIHLAATWDADLMYRYGRAVGAEYRGKGVNIALGPLAGPLGRVAKGGRNWEGLGSDPYLAGVGMGRIVEGVQGEGVIATAKHFLLNEQEYRRRWGQDAPDGEGHAISANVGDRALREYVWPFMDALRAGAGAVMCGYNRANHSYVCQNSKLLNGILKTELGFEGFVVTDWDAQMSGVASANAGADMVMPRDGFWGEKLIEAVKNGSVAEERLNDMATRVLAAWLYAGQDDGTYPPVGVAPGGELPGPVDVQADHADLIREIGAAGTVLVKNINGTLPLTRPKFLCVYGYDAIVKSTPWENPDRYGGGYDVNRGWTTFNGTLITGGGSGSSTPPYVVSPFEALSHRIRKDRGMLRWDFHSANPSQQYLNADACLVFINAYASEMSDRPALSDTFSDDLVLNIASWCSQTIVIVHSAGIRLVDPWISHPNVTAVLMAGLPGQESGNSLVDILYGDVNPSGRLPYTIAKKESDYGHLLNPSTGQEEEGGDPFFPEDNFVEGLHIDYRFFDRHGIAPRFEFGFGLSYTTFSYSDLQIYVSIAPGVVQETTMPSLAATTRFAEFPDPDTPVIQGGHPDLWETLFVVRCRVENSGGKYEGREVVQLYVGIPALNEGGEDKETPVRQLRGFKRVGPLAPGEDGEAEFELTRRDLSVWDVEMQQWRLRRGKYKIWVGASSRDLRLSGTFDI is encoded by the coding sequence ATGGTTGACTACCTGACCAAAGTGATACTCGAGAACTTGAGAAATGCATTCATCCAACTCACAACCACAATCATGAACCATCTCAGCAGTCTCTACGAGCAACTGCTACGGCTGCCAACGAGCCTCCCAGGCCCAGGCTACTTTGCCAACCAAGCCAAAGAAGTCGTCTTCTCCATGAAGGGCGCCGTAGCCCTCATCTGCACCGCCGTCTCTCTGCAATCATGCAGTAGtctaccatcatcatcatcatcatcatcatcaacatcgtccTCACAACATCATGACGGGCAACACCCCTCTGAACTCCCCTACTACGGTCTCAGTCCGCCGTTTTACCCCACCCCCGTCGCCAAcggcacctcctcctctcgctGGTCATCCGCCTACCAGCACGCCCTCGCTCTCACCTCGCAAATGACGCTCTTGGAACTCCAAAACCTCACTCGCGGTTTTCCTGGTCCTTGCGTGGGAAACACGGGCTCAATCGACCGCCTATCCATACCACCGCTCTGCTTCTACGATGGCCCCTCCGGTGTGCGCGGCCAGGAATTCGCCTCCGCTTTTCCCGCGGGCATTCACCTCGCCGCGACATGGGACGCGGACCTCATGTACCGCTACGGCCGGGCTGTGGGCGCTGAGTATCGCGGTAAAGGTGTGAACATTGCTCTAGGGCCGCTGGCCGGGCCGTTGGGACGGGTGgcaaagggagggaggaattGGGAAGGCTTGGGGAGTGATCCGTACCTGGCTGGTGTTGGGATGGGGAGGATCGTGGAGGGCGTGCAAGGGGAGGGGGTCATTGCCACTGCGAAGCATTTCTTGCTCAACGAACAGGAGTATAGACGAAGATGGGGACAGGATGCGCCAGACGGAGAAGGACATGCCATCAGCGCGAATGTTGGGGACAGAGCGCTGAGGGAGTACGTCTGGCCGTTTATGGACGCACTGCGCGCGGGTGCCGGAGCCGTGATGTGTGGATATAATAGGGCGAATCACAGCTATGTGTGCCAGAATTCCAAGTTATTGAATGGAATACTCAAGACGGAGCTAGGGTTTGAAGGATTTGTGGTTACTGATTGGGATGCGCAGATGAGCGGGGTCGCGTCAGCCAACGCCGGAGCGGATATGGTGATGCCACGGGACGGGTTCTGGGGCGAGAAGTTGATTGAAGCTGTAAAGAACGGATCTGTGGCCGAGGAGCGCTTGAACGACATGGCGACCCGCGTGCTGGCGGCATGGCTATACGCAGGCCAGGACGATGGGACCTACCCACCCGTTGGTGTCGCGCCGGGCGGTGAGCTGCCCGGCCCGGTTGACGTACAAGCGGACCACGCGGATCTCATCCGCGAAATCGGAGCGGCGGGCACAGTCCTGGTCAAGAATATCAACGGCACCCTCCCCCTAACCCGACCCAAATTCCTCTGCGTTTACGGCTACGACGCCATCGTCAAATCCACTCCCTGGGAGAACCCCGACCGCTACGGCGGCGGCTACGACGTCAACCGCGGCTGGACCACCTTCAACGGCACCTTGAtcaccggcggcggctcCGGCAGCTCCACGCCCCCTTACGTCGTTTCCCCCTTCGAAGCCTTGTCCCACCGTATCCGCAAAGACCGCGGCATGCTCCGCTGGGACTTCCACTCGGCCAACCCCTCCCAGCAATACCTCAACGCGGACGCCTGCCTCGTCTTCATCAACGCCTACGCCTCCGAGATGTCCGACCGTCCTGCCCTCTCCGACACCTTCAGCGACGACCTCGTGCTCAATATAGCCTCCTGGTGCTCCCAaaccatcgtcatcgtccacTCGGCCGGCATCCGGCTCGTCGACCCGTGGATCTCCCACCCCAACGTCACCGCCGTGCTCATGGCCGGCTTACCCGGCCAAGAATCCGGTAACAGTCTGGTCGACATCTTATACGGCGACGTCAACCCTTCCGGCCGTTTACCTTATACCATTGCCAAAAAAGAGTCCGATTACGGGCATCTACTCAACCCTTCCaccggccaagaagaagagggcggcGACCCGTTTTTCCCCGAAGATAACTTTGTGGAGGGACTACACATCGATTACCGCTTCTTCGACCGTCATGGCATCGCTCCCCGCTTCGAATTCGGCTTCGGTTTGTCTTATACCACTTTCTCTTATTCGGACTTGCAAATTTACGTCTCAATCGCTCCCGGTGTCGTGCAAGAGACGACGATGCCCTCCCTCGCTGCCACCACCCGGTTCGCCGAGTTTCCCGATCCGGACACACCTGTTATCCAGGGCGGACATCCGGACTTGTGGGAGACTTTGTTCGTGGTAAGGTGTCGCGTGGAGAATTCCGGGGGGAAATATGAGGGAAGAGAAGTTGTGCAGTTATACGTTGGTATTCCCGCTTTGAATGAGGGGGGAGAGGATAAGGAAACGCCGGTTCGTCAGCTGCGCGGGTTTAAACGCGTGGGACCGCTGGCGCCGggggaggatggggaggCGGAGTTTGAGTTGACGAGAAGGGATTTGAGCGTTTGGGATGTGGAGATGCAGCAGTGGCGGTTGAGGAGAGGGAAGTATAAGATTTGGGTGGGGGCTAGTAGTAGGGATTTGAGGTTGAGTGGGACATTTGATATTTGA